A window of the Gemmatimonadales bacterium genome harbors these coding sequences:
- a CDS encoding 2-oxoacid:acceptor oxidoreductase subunit alpha produces MSRDDLIVGIAGAGGDGVVSVGELLIQVGAHEGLFGMLVKSFGPQIRGGESSVRVRLASRRVLSQGDDLDVLIAFNWADYGRFRSELAPGPATLIYVDELDKTPPEQIPLPESLKGAVIRVPFEKLAVEKGGSALAKNIVAVGVLAGALSLPRDGFARAIEKKFGRKGEQVVAANIAALDAGVAVAAEHPRVASRVTVREGEARMVISGNEAFAFGSLVAGCRFFAGYPITPQSEVMEWLGKELPKFGGTMMQPEDELASISMAIGASTAGVKALTASSGPGISLKLEAMGLASMAELPLVVLNVQRVGPSTGIPTKTEQADLLQGLYGTHGDAPRVVVSTTDVQDCFEVAVDAFNIAERYQTPVLVLSDQAIGHRTDAIPPFDLGTVKVVDRRIATEAELAAVDPHHGFKRYAETDSGVSPMTIPGQARGNYLMSGLEHDERGWPVSGSAVHQQMSEKRARKLEVVPRDYEHLTLVAGDPKAEVALLAWGAAKGAALEAVEQLAAAGFPVRVVIPRLLMPFPLERVERELEGRKVIHVVELSFSGQFHTYLRSLLRPELIARLVRHSRAGAAPLGVNEICRWIGPAAQSIAAD; encoded by the coding sequence ATGTCGCGTGACGACCTCATCGTGGGAATCGCCGGCGCCGGTGGCGACGGGGTGGTTTCCGTGGGTGAGCTGCTCATACAGGTGGGGGCCCACGAGGGCCTGTTCGGCATGCTGGTGAAGTCGTTCGGCCCGCAGATCCGCGGCGGCGAGTCGTCGGTGCGGGTGCGCCTCGCCTCGCGGCGGGTGCTGTCCCAGGGCGACGACCTCGACGTGCTGATCGCGTTCAACTGGGCGGACTACGGGCGGTTCCGGAGCGAGCTGGCTCCGGGCCCGGCGACGCTCATCTACGTCGACGAGCTGGACAAGACGCCGCCCGAGCAGATTCCGCTGCCGGAGAGCCTCAAGGGCGCGGTGATCCGGGTGCCGTTCGAGAAGCTGGCGGTGGAGAAGGGCGGCAGCGCGCTGGCCAAGAACATCGTGGCGGTGGGCGTGCTGGCCGGGGCGCTGAGCCTGCCGCGCGACGGCTTCGCCCGGGCGATCGAGAAGAAGTTCGGCCGCAAGGGCGAGCAGGTCGTGGCGGCGAACATCGCGGCCCTCGACGCCGGGGTGGCGGTCGCGGCGGAGCACCCGCGGGTGGCGTCGCGGGTCACCGTCAGGGAAGGCGAGGCCCGGATGGTCATCTCCGGCAACGAGGCCTTCGCCTTCGGCTCCCTGGTGGCGGGATGCCGGTTCTTCGCGGGCTACCCGATCACCCCGCAGTCGGAAGTGATGGAGTGGCTCGGCAAGGAGCTGCCGAAGTTCGGCGGCACCATGATGCAGCCGGAGGACGAGCTGGCGTCGATCTCGATGGCGATCGGCGCGTCGACCGCGGGCGTGAAGGCGCTCACGGCGTCGTCGGGCCCGGGCATCTCGCTCAAGCTCGAGGCGATGGGCCTGGCCTCGATGGCCGAGCTGCCGCTGGTGGTGCTCAACGTGCAGCGGGTGGGGCCCTCGACGGGCATCCCCACGAAGACCGAGCAGGCGGACCTGCTGCAGGGGCTGTACGGCACCCACGGCGACGCGCCGCGGGTGGTGGTGTCGACCACCGACGTGCAGGACTGCTTCGAGGTCGCGGTGGACGCGTTCAACATCGCCGAGCGGTACCAGACCCCGGTGCTGGTGCTGTCGGACCAGGCCATCGGGCACCGCACCGACGCGATCCCGCCCTTCGACCTGGGCACCGTGAAGGTGGTGGACCGGCGGATCGCCACCGAGGCCGAGCTGGCGGCGGTGGACCCGCACCACGGCTTCAAGCGGTACGCCGAGACCGACAGCGGCGTGAGCCCGATGACGATCCCGGGCCAGGCGCGCGGCAACTACCTGATGAGCGGCCTGGAGCACGACGAGCGCGGCTGGCCGGTGTCGGGCTCGGCGGTGCACCAGCAGATGAGCGAGAAGCGCGCGCGCAAGCTGGAGGTGGTGCCGCGCGACTACGAGCACCTGACGCTGGTGGCGGGCGATCCGAAGGCGGAGGTCGCGCTGCTGGCGTGGGGCGCGGCCAAGGGCGCGGCGCTGGAGGCGGTGGAGCAGCTCGCCGCCGCCGGCTTCCCGGTGCGGGTGGTGATCCCGCGGCTGCTGATGCCGTTCCCGCTCGAGCGCGTCGAGCGCGAGCTCGAGGGGCGGAAGGTCATTCACGTCGTCGAGCTGTCGTTCTCGGGCCAGTTCCACACCTACCTGCGCAGCCTGCTGCGGCCGGAGCTGATCGCGCGGCTGGTGCGGCACTCGCGGGCCGGAGCGGCCCCGCTCGGCGTGAACGAGATCTGCCGCTGGATCGGGCCCGCCGCCCAGTCCATCGCGGCCGACTGA
- a CDS encoding type II/IV secretion system protein, protein MTAPRPTLHPSANPAGAKFPRDAWLLVALEREKLLPPDAVEQFRRQAPEWVATAAIQKGWVAADVVIRTAARAAHVPAANLAQVDPTATQFVLEGVARQYGVLPLSATNRVIRIATADPLNLDAEQALGFVAGRQVEFQYALPSLLMQRLDEVYRPERPIERLVGGLTTARTAEAAGEAAAAPPATGVEAPAARLVDAAIADAVRERASDVHFEPSEQGLVIRYRVDGVLKDVMKVPPGAAGSVVRRLKVIAKLDIADPLHPHEGRATAQVEGKDWDLRVSTAPVGRLGESVLVRLHDPSAALTSLGELGLWPDERTALEGLLASRDGAIVVVGPTDSGTTTTTYAVFLRAHQRAGNVATVESPIEFRLQGVNQIEVSQKGKFTFAEGLRSALRQNPEVILLGEIGDAETAEAAWQAARAGRLILSVLRTRGVAATISRLREFGLDDRVIASSLRGIVGQRLIRRLCERCAVPAEVTSLPPPSRPPADFDRPVAIRAAKGCPECGFTGYRGRAAIQETLAIDASIAGSIGSGASPDALVRAGQRYGMRTLWQAGLRRVWVGETSYEELARVADEPAVEIVHSESHAAAPAPPAAPAAPAPARAPARPAVPPAPVPPPPPPPPPASEIPPAAPFAEVPPAAAFAELPPEGPAPPEKPPLVLIADDDPAMRVLVITIMKAQGFEVAEAADGLEALDLAQRLAPAILLLDMDMPRLDGFGVLEALRRRLAGRAVPVVVVTVHDDPATEARCIELGAEDYLTKPIQPSSLVVRVRAVLRRAGVHYTWPRS, encoded by the coding sequence ATGACCGCGCCACGCCCGACGCTGCACCCCTCCGCCAACCCCGCCGGCGCCAAGTTCCCGCGTGACGCCTGGCTGCTCGTGGCACTGGAGCGCGAGAAGCTGCTGCCCCCCGACGCGGTGGAGCAGTTCCGCCGCCAGGCGCCGGAGTGGGTGGCGACTGCCGCGATCCAGAAGGGGTGGGTCGCGGCGGACGTCGTGATCAGGACGGCCGCACGCGCGGCGCACGTGCCGGCGGCGAACCTCGCCCAGGTCGATCCGACCGCGACGCAGTTCGTCCTCGAGGGCGTCGCGCGGCAGTACGGCGTGCTCCCGCTCTCGGCCACCAACCGCGTGATCCGCATCGCCACGGCCGACCCGCTGAACCTCGACGCCGAGCAGGCGCTGGGCTTCGTCGCCGGCCGCCAGGTCGAGTTCCAGTACGCCCTGCCGTCCCTGCTGATGCAACGGCTCGACGAGGTCTACCGGCCGGAGCGGCCGATCGAGCGACTGGTGGGTGGGCTCACCACCGCGCGGACGGCCGAGGCCGCGGGCGAGGCGGCGGCCGCGCCGCCGGCGACCGGAGTCGAAGCGCCGGCCGCGCGGCTGGTGGACGCCGCGATCGCCGACGCCGTGCGCGAGCGGGCGAGCGACGTGCACTTCGAGCCCTCCGAGCAGGGGCTGGTGATCCGCTACCGCGTGGACGGCGTGCTCAAGGACGTGATGAAGGTGCCGCCGGGCGCGGCGGGCTCCGTGGTGCGGCGCCTGAAGGTGATCGCGAAGCTGGACATCGCCGACCCGCTGCACCCGCACGAGGGGCGCGCGACCGCGCAGGTGGAGGGCAAGGACTGGGACCTCCGCGTGTCCACCGCCCCGGTGGGCCGGCTGGGCGAGAGCGTGCTGGTGCGGCTGCACGATCCGTCGGCGGCGCTGACGTCACTCGGCGAGCTGGGGCTGTGGCCCGACGAGCGGACCGCGCTCGAGGGGCTGCTCGCGAGCCGCGACGGCGCGATCGTCGTGGTCGGTCCGACCGACAGCGGCACCACCACCACGACGTACGCGGTGTTCCTGCGTGCCCACCAGCGCGCCGGCAACGTCGCGACGGTCGAGTCGCCGATCGAGTTCCGGCTGCAGGGCGTGAACCAGATCGAGGTGAGTCAGAAGGGCAAGTTCACCTTCGCCGAGGGTCTGCGCTCGGCGCTGCGGCAGAATCCCGAGGTGATCCTGCTCGGGGAGATCGGCGACGCGGAGACCGCGGAAGCGGCCTGGCAGGCGGCGCGGGCCGGGAGGTTGATCCTCTCGGTCCTGCGCACCCGGGGCGTGGCGGCGACGATCTCGCGGCTGCGCGAGTTCGGCCTCGACGACCGGGTCATCGCCTCCTCGCTGCGGGGCATCGTGGGGCAACGCCTGATCCGCCGGCTGTGCGAGCGCTGCGCGGTGCCGGCCGAGGTGACCTCGCTCCCGCCGCCCAGCCGTCCGCCGGCCGACTTCGACCGGCCGGTCGCCATCCGCGCCGCCAAGGGGTGCCCCGAGTGCGGCTTCACCGGGTACCGCGGCCGCGCCGCGATCCAGGAGACCCTGGCGATCGACGCGTCGATCGCGGGCTCCATCGGGTCGGGCGCGTCCCCCGACGCGCTGGTCCGCGCCGGGCAGCGCTACGGGATGCGCACCCTGTGGCAGGCCGGACTGCGCCGGGTCTGGGTGGGGGAGACGTCCTACGAGGAGCTGGCGCGCGTCGCGGACGAGCCGGCCGTCGAGATCGTGCACTCCGAGTCCCACGCCGCCGCGCCGGCGCCGCCGGCCGCGCCGGCTGCGCCGGCGCCCGCGCGCGCGCCCGCCAGGCCGGCAGTGCCGCCTGCCCCGGTCCCGCCGCCTCCGCCGCCTCCGCCGCCGGCCTCCGAGATCCCGCCCGCCGCGCCGTTCGCCGAAGTGCCGCCCGCGGCGGCCTTCGCCGAGCTGCCGCCCGAGGGGCCGGCGCCCCCCGAAAAGCCGCCGCTGGTGCTGATCGCGGACGACGATCCCGCGATGCGGGTGCTGGTGATCACGATCATGAAGGCCCAGGGGTTCGAGGTGGCCGAGGCCGCCGACGGCCTGGAGGCCCTCGACCTGGCGCAGCGGCTCGCGCCGGCCATACTGCTGCTCGACATGGACATGCCGCGGCTGGACGGCTTCGGGGTCCTGGAGGCGCTGCGGCGCCGCCTGGCGGGCCGCGCCGTGCCCGTCGTGGTCGTGACCGTGCACGACGATCCGGCGACCGAGGCCCGCTGCATCGAGCTGGGCGCCGAGGACTACCTCACCAAGCCGATCCAGCCGTCGTCGCTCGTCGTCCGGGTCCGCGCCGTGCTCCGGCGCGCGGGGGTGCACTACACGTGGCCAAGATCCTGA
- a CDS encoding response regulator, with translation MAKILIVEDNPDNMKLFTAVLSIRGHRVVGLPGGEQLLPTMRAEAPQVVLLDIQLPGEDGFQLLERLVADLGPALPPVVALTAHAMSGDREKALRAGFSGYLTKPIDVSTFASSVEAFLSHAG, from the coding sequence GTGGCCAAGATCCTGATCGTCGAGGACAACCCCGACAACATGAAGCTGTTCACCGCGGTGCTCTCGATCCGGGGACACCGGGTCGTGGGACTGCCGGGCGGCGAGCAGCTGCTGCCCACGATGCGGGCGGAGGCGCCGCAGGTCGTGCTGCTCGACATCCAGCTGCCGGGCGAGGACGGCTTCCAGCTGCTCGAGCGCCTGGTCGCGGACCTCGGACCCGCGCTTCCGCCCGTGGTGGCGCTCACGGCGCACGCCATGAGCGGCGACCGCGAGAAGGCGCTCCGCGCCGGCTTCAGCGGGTATCTCACCAAGCCCATCGACGTCAGCACGTTCGCCAGCTCGGTCGAGGCGTTCCTCAGCCACGCCGGGTGA
- a CDS encoding uracil-DNA glycosylase, producing MSGPGLATLAAVGRAVVGCERCPRLRRHCLEVARRRKRAWADQEYWGRPVPGFGDGRARLLVVGLAPAAHGGNRTGRMFTGDASGNWLYEALHRYAFANQPRSVSRDDGLSLEDCFVTAAVRCAPPGNRPSRREEATCRRWLEAELHLLTHVEVVVTLGRLAHDAWLTASGWKGRLARGGVPRFGHGATTRLADGTLLIASYHPSQRNTNTGLLTRPMFHRVFAEARRALGRARA from the coding sequence GTGAGCGGACCCGGTCTCGCCACGCTCGCCGCCGTCGGCCGCGCCGTGGTCGGCTGTGAGCGCTGTCCGCGGCTGAGGCGCCACTGCCTCGAGGTGGCGCGCCGGCGGAAGCGGGCCTGGGCCGACCAGGAGTACTGGGGGCGCCCGGTGCCCGGCTTCGGCGACGGACGGGCGCGGCTCCTGGTGGTCGGGCTGGCGCCCGCGGCGCACGGCGGCAACCGCACGGGGCGGATGTTCACGGGCGACGCGAGCGGGAACTGGCTGTACGAGGCGCTGCACCGGTACGCGTTCGCGAACCAGCCGCGGTCGGTGTCGCGGGACGACGGCCTGTCGCTGGAGGACTGCTTCGTCACGGCCGCCGTCCGCTGCGCGCCGCCGGGCAACCGCCCCTCGCGCCGCGAAGAGGCGACGTGCCGCCGCTGGCTCGAGGCCGAGCTGCACCTGCTGACGCACGTCGAGGTCGTCGTCACGCTCGGCCGGCTCGCCCACGACGCGTGGCTCACCGCGTCCGGCTGGAAGGGCCGGCTCGCCCGCGGCGGCGTCCCGCGGTTCGGCCACGGCGCCACCACGCGGCTCGCGGACGGCACGCTGCTGATCGCGTCGTACCATCCGAGCCAGCGGAACACCAACACCGGCCTCCTGACCCGCCCGATGTTCCACCGCGTGTTCGCGGAGGCGCGCCGGGCCCTGGGCCGGGCGCGGGCGTGA
- a CDS encoding glycosyltransferase family 39 protein, which produces MTVRRRLGTLLAFLVAGGCLFARLGTLPLIQPDEGRNAEVAREMKDAGAWLVPTYDGLPYLDKPALYFRMVALSMSALGETETAARLPGALAALALLGLVWAFCRHAWGGRAAALAVLVVGTTPLIVAFARIVILDMPLALFVTGAILAGFRAEERDGAARAAWYLAAAACAGVGTLLKGPVGFLLPVLVLVAFNLVDGNARALGRVFAARNVLLFLAIVLPWFLGLAWVRRDFAYYGLVEESLHRFTTSSFHRTAPWWYYAPVTFAVLFPWSLLLPESVAGALRARARWTRADRLLMTWAVVVVLFFSVSQSKLPGYVLTGVVALGMLIARVLDLAFEAEDGYARALLWRATAALAVIGLGTAALLAAGLGHPGGFPALLGLEGGEASLLGPAAAPLLWSVGALALVAIAALSSRALVMACATFALLPLLLLTVAFGGVEAYAEADSGRTLAAGMPALPPGTELACLECLPNGLPFYLKQRVTLITRDGSETTSNYVTFVLRRAPQWPAGVVRRSDVDRWLAGRGPATYLLAGERQRAALDSIAWRAFAKVEPVAPGWWGAFLGAPSPSDTATSPAPSAELPDSTSRPATHPAAPTPSRDR; this is translated from the coding sequence GTGACGGTGCGCCGGCGCCTCGGCACGCTGCTCGCGTTCCTCGTCGCCGGGGGGTGTTTGTTCGCGCGGCTCGGCACCCTCCCGCTGATCCAGCCGGACGAAGGCCGCAACGCCGAGGTCGCCCGCGAGATGAAGGACGCGGGCGCGTGGCTGGTGCCGACCTACGACGGCCTGCCCTACCTCGACAAGCCCGCGCTCTACTTCCGGATGGTCGCGCTCTCGATGAGCGCGCTCGGTGAGACGGAGACCGCCGCGCGCCTGCCGGGCGCGCTCGCGGCGCTCGCGCTGCTCGGCCTGGTCTGGGCGTTCTGCCGCCACGCCTGGGGCGGCCGGGCCGCGGCGCTGGCGGTGCTGGTGGTCGGCACGACGCCGCTGATCGTCGCCTTCGCCCGGATCGTCATCCTCGACATGCCCCTGGCGCTGTTCGTCACGGGGGCCATCCTCGCGGGCTTCCGCGCGGAAGAGCGCGACGGCGCGGCGCGAGCCGCCTGGTACCTGGCGGCCGCGGCGTGCGCGGGGGTCGGGACGCTCCTCAAGGGACCGGTCGGGTTCCTGCTCCCCGTCCTCGTGCTGGTGGCCTTCAACCTGGTGGACGGGAACGCCCGCGCCCTCGGCCGCGTGTTCGCCGCCCGCAACGTGCTGCTGTTCCTCGCCATCGTGCTGCCCTGGTTCCTCGGCCTGGCGTGGGTGCGGCGCGACTTCGCCTACTACGGGCTGGTCGAGGAGTCGCTGCACCGGTTCACCACGTCGAGCTTCCACCGCACCGCTCCGTGGTGGTACTACGCGCCGGTGACGTTCGCCGTCCTGTTCCCCTGGAGCCTGCTGCTGCCGGAGTCGGTCGCCGGCGCGCTGCGCGCCCGGGCGCGCTGGACGCGCGCGGACCGGCTCCTGATGACCTGGGCGGTCGTGGTGGTGCTGTTCTTCTCCGTGTCGCAGTCGAAGCTGCCGGGCTACGTGCTGACGGGTGTGGTGGCCCTGGGCATGCTGATCGCCCGCGTCCTCGACCTGGCCTTCGAAGCCGAGGACGGCTACGCCCGCGCTCTCCTCTGGCGCGCCACCGCCGCGCTGGCCGTGATCGGGCTCGGCACCGCGGCACTGCTCGCGGCCGGTCTGGGGCACCCCGGCGGCTTCCCCGCGCTGCTCGGCCTCGAGGGCGGCGAGGCATCGCTGCTCGGGCCGGCCGCGGCGCCGCTCCTCTGGTCGGTCGGCGCGCTGGCCCTCGTGGCCATCGCCGCCCTGTCGAGCCGCGCCCTGGTGATGGCCTGCGCCACGTTCGCCCTCCTGCCGCTGTTGCTGCTCACGGTCGCGTTCGGCGGCGTCGAGGCGTACGCCGAGGCCGACTCGGGCCGCACGCTCGCCGCCGGCATGCCGGCGCTGCCGCCCGGCACCGAGCTGGCATGCCTCGAGTGTCTCCCCAACGGCCTGCCCTTCTATCTCAAGCAGCGCGTCACGCTGATCACCCGCGACGGCAGCGAGACCACGAGCAACTACGTGACCTTCGTCCTGCGGCGCGCGCCGCAGTGGCCGGCCGGCGTGGTGCGGCGCTCCGACGTGGACCGCTGGCTCGCCGGGCGCGGCCCGGCCACGTACCTGCTGGCCGGCGAGCGGCAGCGGGCCGCGCTGGATTCGATCGCCTGGCGCGCCTTCGCCAAGGTGGAACCCGTGGCACCCGGCTGGTGGGGCGCGTTCCTCGGCGCCCCGTCGCCGTCCGACACCGCCACCAGCCCCGCGCCCTCCGCGGAGCTGCCCGACTCGACGAGCCGGCCCGCGACGCACCCGGCGGCGCCGACTCCCTCCCGGGACCGCTGA
- the asnB gene encoding asparagine synthase (glutamine-hydrolyzing): MCGVVGWERHSDDAAAREREVAAMLDALAHRGPDDRGQLTSGAATLGATRLAIRGLASGQQPMVDRASGVVAVCNGEIDNHAELRAWLRSRGREPAQDTDIAVIPGLYAELGEAFVERLVGAFAIAVWDPRAECLLLARDRAGERPLFLAADAARTRFATEIAALAAVPAQRLTSDAAALRSFLQFGYFRAPASPFAEARKVGPAELVTVGAGGVARRRYWRWSIAAAPKSAPRREQFDAVFREAVRRQSEVDVRYGAFLSGGIDSSLVAAVARAERPDYPLKAFTLRFSERSYDEGLFAQRMAERLGIACDAVWVAPGAFPPTLAELIAHAGEPLADPAWVPTALLARRAAEEVKVALVGEGGDELFGGYPTYIGALISQRYARLPPVVKGMCRRLIDAWPPSDKKVSISFLLKKFVASAELDGMRRHADWTSNIASPLLARLGVEGPEVADEEWDAAGLLDAVQRHDLETSLAEGLLTKADRASMNSALELRAPFLDRDVIEYAATLPPSSRVSGVTTKVFLKQYATAYLPRGIVHRRKRGLSVPLSGWLRGPLLEWAHARIGSARLAAAGVERGAALALLEEHRSRRVDHGRALWTLIVLSEWLDWAAGRTPA; encoded by the coding sequence GTGTGCGGGGTCGTGGGGTGGGAGCGCCACAGCGACGACGCGGCCGCGCGCGAGCGCGAGGTCGCGGCCATGCTCGACGCGCTCGCGCACCGCGGCCCCGACGACCGGGGCCAGCTCACCAGCGGCGCCGCCACGCTGGGCGCCACCCGGCTGGCCATCCGCGGCCTGGCCAGCGGGCAGCAGCCGATGGTGGATCGCGCGAGCGGGGTCGTGGCCGTCTGCAACGGGGAGATCGACAACCACGCCGAGCTGCGCGCCTGGCTCCGCTCGCGCGGGCGCGAGCCGGCGCAGGACACCGACATCGCCGTCATCCCCGGGCTGTACGCGGAGCTCGGCGAGGCGTTCGTGGAGCGCCTGGTGGGGGCGTTCGCCATCGCCGTCTGGGACCCGCGCGCGGAGTGCCTGCTGCTGGCCCGCGACCGGGCCGGCGAGCGCCCGCTGTTCCTCGCCGCCGACGCCGCACGGACGCGCTTCGCCACCGAGATCGCGGCGCTCGCGGCCGTGCCGGCGCAACGGCTCACCAGCGACGCCGCCGCGCTGCGCTCGTTCCTGCAGTTCGGATACTTCCGAGCCCCGGCGTCGCCGTTCGCCGAAGCGCGGAAGGTGGGACCGGCCGAGCTGGTGACGGTCGGCGCGGGCGGCGTGGCCCGGCGGCGGTACTGGCGCTGGAGCATCGCCGCGGCGCCCAAGTCGGCGCCGCGACGCGAGCAGTTCGACGCCGTGTTCCGCGAGGCCGTCCGCCGCCAGAGCGAAGTGGACGTGCGCTACGGCGCCTTCCTGAGCGGCGGCATCGATTCGTCGCTGGTCGCGGCCGTCGCGCGCGCCGAGCGGCCGGACTATCCGCTCAAGGCCTTCACGCTGCGGTTCTCGGAGCGATCCTACGACGAGGGACTGTTCGCCCAGCGCATGGCCGAGCGCCTGGGCATCGCGTGCGACGCCGTGTGGGTCGCCCCGGGCGCCTTCCCCCCGACCCTCGCCGAGCTGATCGCGCACGCCGGCGAGCCGCTCGCGGACCCCGCCTGGGTTCCCACCGCCCTGCTGGCCCGGCGCGCGGCGGAGGAGGTGAAGGTCGCGCTGGTGGGCGAGGGGGGCGACGAGCTGTTCGGCGGGTACCCCACCTACATCGGCGCCCTGATCTCCCAGCGTTACGCGAGGCTGCCCCCCGTAGTCAAAGGGATGTGCCGGCGGCTGATCGACGCCTGGCCTCCAAGCGACAAGAAAGTCAGTATCTCGTTTCTGCTCAAGAAGTTCGTCGCGTCCGCGGAGCTGGACGGCATGCGCCGGCACGCCGATTGGACGTCGAACATCGCCTCGCCGCTGCTCGCTCGCCTGGGCGTCGAGGGTCCGGAGGTGGCGGACGAGGAATGGGACGCGGCGGGATTGCTCGATGCGGTGCAACGGCACGACCTGGAGACGTCTCTCGCCGAGGGCTTGCTGACCAAAGCCGATCGTGCGAGCATGAATTCGGCCCTGGAGCTGCGGGCGCCGTTCCTGGACCGTGACGTGATCGAGTACGCCGCGACACTCCCCCCCTCGTCGCGGGTTTCCGGCGTGACGACCAAGGTGTTCCTGAAGCAGTACGCGACGGCGTACCTCCCGCGCGGCATCGTGCACCGCCGCAAGCGCGGGCTGTCGGTACCGTTGAGCGGCTGGCTGCGCGGGCCGCTGCTCGAGTGGGCCCACGCGCGCATCGGCTCGGCGCGCCTCGCGGCGGCCGGAGTCGAGCGAGGGGCCGCGCTGGCACTGCTGGAGGAGCATCGCTCCAGAAGGGTGGACCATGGCCGGGCTCTCTGGACCCTCATCGTGCTGAGCGAGTGGCTCGACTGGGCTGCCGGCCGTACTCCAGCCTGA